A single window of Drosophila suzukii chromosome 3, CBGP_Dsuzu_IsoJpt1.0, whole genome shotgun sequence DNA harbors:
- the Mrtf gene encoding myocardin-related transcription factor B isoform X1: MSRHRTQRSPNAKIGAGIKESTQSVDGGPASWRLTLDQDLIDTLKGNFPSWFQGSAGGGGAASKQHPHQHPQQQHNHQQAQQKHHQLVATSVIPITIDTKLAASNTNTLQQHQQQAVILGHSSSSASPASSVSSNSSKKSISSSLSSCSSSSSNSSSSCHSNSSSGGGSKGAGAATASRFLNKSTSTSPTKSLSRTLKATQKTSGNQKVGQLVKSASLHSLSSGSSGSSSGNSASGSSSLLATISTSPLTTVELISSAACSGLLATRLSGKALHTFQDIILLHEAYDDMSEGEQRLHATFLGSSDDGNNSDCYDARQSPPKAIVDSSPLQPAMDKNKESLKVKLMVRRPHSQLVEQGIIPSLKTSPAIHEQCKQLERAKTSDLLKAKIQQRPNREDLERLHILEEDECHIDPSLAEKQRMLKKARLADQLNSQIQHRPGPLELIKKNILHTEKPIEKIVKEGLVSFKATSEGLLTRPQHPHSYVTFDEDSLSSESDTRQTPPRLDEAMAVSTGSPTDVLQAAAASAGIVTMALTMPTAGQLVVTSPQILPQQQQPKAVVVPAPVPPPPPPPPPLPVTSVIKVKQETANLFEELCQSVTGATASPMNHQYLPMLASPCSMASSTSTLSPLSSIASPPPPPINTTRLHLQPVSVKSDAPGKDKNRKKSKSKPVSKARTIKFHEYKGPPSAAGQKQDQTQPEETSYQLMLEQQNCLLKFLENLNKNQSIIPAPSAPGVMIPSAPGATNNSITVTTKTVPALASQSAPAPAPISLPNTISITSSSGGAPLNFGDAAMLTPTPAATPTPPTLSLIAAPQQQVQMHQQQHQLHQPSAVQHPPPLPSPALSVSSSIPPSPATSYAESTTSSITDLTRLEKMKVSDLKQHLKRRNLPVSGPKPHLIERLKPYLPLEALDNNMASTPASQSSNTTTEVITISDAMDTSNCGLVDQPAPVTMLVSDAGMEHEQMDVVQQQLDNTHPMTLQTILPPQPQTATIILTNEELLREQQRKIDELQRQLQRSQQELQKIRQRQQQQQHQQQTVTAQVVNALPSQITLITTTSNGPQQTLTVMPQQVEKSIPAKVTVKASGSSNSHKVNGLQQQGSAAKKPANSNSNSNTSSSNPPPINQKMVVKQQLEAKIQKQKAAAAAAAQQQQQQQQQQQALQQQQQQQQQQQQVRLLTQKTQTVLIPFNNNNHINNAPAKTTTKKSNVPASNTNTTTTTILQATKPTAVATATAPPATQHHNNLGLLWNEGNQTIFLVGLNDQHMTAHTLGNISLTTTTTTAPPAATVTPVATSATAPPKKLLNGHQRTNSLPSIVFPIEAKSIITQQQLQHLQQQQQQQQFQPVQQQQQQQLIQVDIKPSPAPPPQYEEATKQLAASKAAALNGLLPLVKIKEEPVQSPVPAAAPLTPTAPVSKRKSAGIKSEQVSDVLDILIKQGELPESAALEPITPLTPLPELSMFNGATPTTAAGGASIVPLVPKLEAPATPVQNLDMAMDTNEAHVNFATAQPTNHGFIENIDMDSPLQADASVIDAESVAKTLDIFLEQHHATPPPSTPPKSCHSGSEKPNSPDAKLNHFDEYELLELMSQQLEMDMGDDSSGYCHTSAAKNGNNNGNLRRDLNPSLQPSINELLDASSPDGVLLNNNPGADVDFDADSFVAQLSQHVTGNGNSPGANCNGSMESSSSAVNGHFSSHGTPMDCDDFESTLNSFMQAVTQPQVGQHGEYATSTSMANGTGGGMGVDNGGGGAVDAFNASGDIFDLFNMDDYKMNWAAGDFTV; encoded by the exons ATGTCGCGACACCGCACACAGCGGAGCCCAAACGCAAAGATTGGGGCAGGCATTAAAg AGTCGACGCAAAGCGTGGACGGCGGACCTGCATCGTGGCGTTTAACGCTCGATCAGGATCTCATTGACACGCTCAAGGGCAACTTTCCCAGCTGGTTCCAGGGCTCAGCCGGCGGAGGAGGAGCGGCCAGCAAGCAGCATCCCCACCAGCatccgcagcagcagcacaatCACCAGCAGGCCCAGCAGAAGCATCACCAACTGGTGGCCACCAGTGTCATACCCATAACCATTGACACCAAGCTAGCCGCCAGCAATACAAATACACtccagcaacatcagcagcaggcGGTCATCCTGGGCCACAGCTCGTCGTCGGCCTCGCCCGCCTCGTCCGTCAGTTCCAACTCCTCGAAGAAGTCCATCAGCAGCAGCCtgagcagctgcagcagcagcagtagcaacagcagcagcagctgccaCTCCAACTCCAGTTCCGGTGGTGGTTCCAAGGGAGCCGGTGCAGCGACGGCGAGCAGGTTCCTCAACAAATCCACCTCGACGTCGCCCACCAAGAGCCTCTCGAGGACTCTCAAGGCCACCCAGAAGACGAGCGGCAACCAGAAGGTGGGCCAGCTGGTCAAGTCCGCCTCCCTGCACAGCCTGAGCAGCGGCAgtagcggcagcagcagcggaaACAGCGCCAGCGGCAGCTCCTCGCTGCTGGCCACCATCTCCACATCGCCGCTGACCACCGTCGAGCTCATCTCAAGCGCCGCCTGCAGTGGCCTCCTGGCCACCAGGCTCAGCGGCAAGGCCTTGCACACCTTTCAGGACATCATACTGCTGCACGAGGCCTACGACGACATGTCGGAGG GCGAGCAGCGTTTGCATGCCACGTTTCTGGGGAGCAGCGATGATGGTAACAACTCGGATTGTTACGATGCCAGACAGTCGCCGCCAAAGGCCATCGTGGATTCCAGTCCGCTGCAACCGGCCATGGACAAGAACAAAGAAT CGCTGAAAGTGAAGCTCATGGTGCGACGTCCACATTCGCAACTCGTCGAGCAGGGCATCATACCAT CTCTGAAAACCTCGCCCGCTATCCACGAACAATGCAAGCAACTGGAGCGCGCCAAGACCAGCGATCTGCTGAAGGCCAAGATCCAGCAGCGTCCAAACCGCGAAGATCTGGAGAGGCTACACATTCTGGAGGAGGACGAGTGCCACATCGATCCCAGTTTGGCGGAGAAGCAGCGCATGCTGAAGAAGGCTCGCCTGGCGGACCAACTCAACTCGCAGATCCAACATCGCCCCGGTCCATTGGAGCTCATCAAGAAGAACATCCTGCACACGGAGAAGCCGATCGAGAAGATCGTCAAGGAAGGACTCGTATCCTTCAAGGCCACCAGCGAGGGTTTGCTCACCAGACCCCAGCATCCGCACAGTTATGTGACCTTCGATGAGGACTCGCTGAGCTCGGAGAGTGATACGCGGCAGACGCCACCGCGTTTGGATGAGGCGATGGCAGTCTCCACCGGTTCACCCACCGATGTGCTGCAGGCGGCGGCAGCCTCGGCGGGAATAGTGACCATGGCATTGACCATGCCCACAGCTGGTCAACTGGTGGTTACCTCGCCGCAGATTCtcccgcagcagcagcaaccgaAGGCTGTGGTGGTGCCAGCGCCAGTGCCACCACCTCCGCCGCCGCCACCACCGCTGCCCGTGACCAGTGTCATCAAGGTGAAGCAGGAAACGGCCAATCTGTTCGAGGAACTGTGCCAGAGTGTGACGGGAGCCACAGCGAGTCCGATGAACCATCAATACCTGCCCATGCTGGCATCGCCCTGCTCCATGGCCTCGAGCACTTCCACGCTAAGTCCCCTGTCTTCCATCGCCtcaccaccaccaccgccgATAAACACCACACGTCTGCACCTGCAGCCCGTGTCCGTGAAGTCCGATGCTCCCGGGAAGGATAAGAACAGGAAGAAATCCAAGTCCAAGCCAGTGTCCAAGGCGCGAACTATTAAATTCCACGAGTACAAGGGGCCACCCAGTGCCGCTGGCCAGAAGCAGGATCAAACGCAGCCGGAGGAGACCTCCTACCAGCTGATGTTGGAGCAGCAGAACTGCCTGCTGAAGTTCCTGGAGAACCTCAACAAGAATCAGTCCATCATCCCAGCGCCCAGTGCGCCGGGTGTTATGATTCCCTCAGCTCCTGGTGCGACCAACAACAGCATTACGGTGACCACGAAGACGGTGCCAGCACTGGCCTCTCAATCTgctccagctccagctccCATCAGTCTGCCCAATACCATTTCCATAACGAGCAGTTCAGGAGGAGCCCCACTGAATTTCGGGGATGCAGCTATGTTGACGCCCACGCCGGCGGCCACACCCACGCCGCCCACTCTATCGCTGATTGCTGCACCGCAGCAACAAGTGCAGATGCACcagcaacaacatcagctgCATCAACCAAGTGCAGTGCAACATCCGCCACCCCTGCCCTCGCCGGCGCTTTCGGTTAGCTCCTCGATTCCGCCCAGTCCGGCCACCAGTTATGCCGAATCAACCACCAGTTCCATTACGGATTTGACCCGGCTGGAGAAGATGAAGGTGTCGGACCTGAAGCAGCATCTTAAGCGCAGGAATTTACCAGTCTCGGGACCCAAGCCGCATCTTATTGAGCGGCTGAAACCGTATCTCCCGTTGGAGGCACTCGACAACAATATGGCATCAACTCCTGCCTCCCAGAGCAGCAACACCACCACCGAAGTGATCACCATCAGCGATGCCATGGATACCAGCAACTGCGGGTTGGTGGACCAACCCGCACCAGTGACCATGTTGGTCTCCGATGCGGGCATGGAGCACGAGCAGATGGATGTTGTGCAGCAACAGCTGGATAACACGCATCCTATGACGTTGCAGACGATTCTGCCACCTCAACCGCagactgctaccataatcctGACCAACGAGGAACTGCTTAGGGAGCAACAGCGAAAGATCGACGAGTTGCAGAGGCAATTGCAGCGATCTCAACAGGAGCTGCAAAAGATTCGCCAgcggcaacagcagcagcagcatcaacaGCAGACGGTCACAGCCCAGGTGGTGAATGCTCTGCCCTCGCAGATTACGCTGATCACCACGACTTCGAATGGGCCGCAGCAGACGCTGACTGTAATGCCGCAGCAGGTGGAAAAGAGTATACCAGCCAAGGTGACGGTGAAAGCTAGTGGATCCAGCAATAGCCATAAGGTAAATGGTTTACAGCAGCAGGGATCAGCAGCTAAGAAGCCAGCCAACTCTAACAGCAATAGCAACACCTCCTCATCGAATCCACCTCCCATCAACCAGAAAATGGTGGTCAAGCAGCAGCTGGAGGCCAAAATCCAGAAGCAAaaggcagcggcagcggctgccgcacagcaacagcagcagcaacaacagcagcagcaggcactgcagcaacagcaacaacaacagcagcaacagcaacaggtGCGCCTGCTCACGCAAAAGACACAAACTGTACTCATTCCattcaacaacaacaatcacATAAATAACGCTCCTGCCAAGACAACAACCAAGAAATCCAATGTGCCCGCCAGCAATACGAATACAACCACCACAACCATATTGCAGGCAACCAAGCCGACGGCAGTGGCTACGGCAACAGCACCGCCAGCCACGCAGCATCACAATAACTTGGGTCTGCTGTGGAACGAGGGCAATCAGACCATATTCCTGGTGGGTCTGAACGATCAGCACATGACGGCGCACACGCTGGGCAATATCAGCCTTACgaccaccaccacaacagcacCGCCAGCGGCAACAGTAACTCCGGTTGCAACATCTGCCACAGCTCCTCCCAAGAAGCTACTGAATGGCCACCAACGCACAAACTCCCTGCCCAGCATTGTTTTCCCCATCGAAGCCAAGTCCATTATCACACAGCAGCAGTTGCAACAtctccagcagcagcagcagcagcagcaattcCAGCCTgtccagcagcaacagcagcagcaactcaTCCAGGTGGACATCAAGCCCTCGCCAGCACCACCACCGCAGTACGAGGAGGCCACCAAGCAACTGGCGGCCAGCAAGGCGGCAGCTCTAAATGGCCTCCTGCCGCTGGTGAAGATTAAAGAGGAGCCCGTGCAATCGCCCGTTCCGGCTGCAGCTCCTCTGACACCAACGGCTCCTGTAAGCAAACGGAAGTCGGCGGGCATCAAGTCCGAACAGGTCAGCGATGTTCTGGACATACTAATCAAGCAGGGCGAACTGCCGGAAAGTGCCGCCCTGGAGCCCATTACACCGCTTACCCCGCTGCCCGAGTTATCCATGTTTAATGGGGCCACGCCCACCACGGCGGCGGGTGGAGCCAGCATAGTGCCATTGGTGCCCAAGCTGGAGGCGCCCGCCACGCCTGTCCAAAACCTCGACATGGCCATGGACACGAATGAAGCGCACGTGAACTTCGCCACCGCTCAGCCCACGAATCATGGTTTCATCGAGAACATAGACATGGACTCGCCCCTGCAGGCGGATGCAAGCGTTATCGATGCCGAGAGTGTGGCCAAGACCTTGGACATTTTCCTGGAACAGCACCATGCCACTCCCCCGCCGAGCACACCGCCCAAGAGTTGTCACAGCGGCAGCGAGAAACCCAACAGTCCGGATGCCAAGCTCAATCACTTTGATGAGTACGAGTTGCTGGAGCTCATGTCGCAGCAGCTGGAGATGGACATGGGAGACGACTCCAGTGGCTATTGTCACACCTCGGCGGCCAAGAATGGCAACAACAACGGCAACCTGCGACGCGATCTCAATCCCAGCCTGCAGCCGTCCATCAATGAGCTGCTGGATGCCAGCAGTCCGGACGGCGTGCTGCTAAACAACAATCCGGGTGCCGATGTGGACTTCGATGCGGATAGCTTTGTGGCCCAGCTGAGTCAGCATGTCACCGGCAATGGCAACAGTCCGGGGGCCAATTGCAATGGATCCATGGAATCCTCGTCGTCGGCGGTGAATGGCCACTTTAGCAGCCACGGCACACCAATGGATTGCGATGATTTCGAGAGCACACTCAACTCTTTCATGCAGGCGGTGACCCAACCGCAGGTGGGCCAACACGGCGAATACGCGACGTCGACGAGCATGGCCAATGGAACAGGTGGAGGAATGGGCGTGGACAACGGCGGCGGTGGAGCCGTGGACGCCTTCAATGCCAGCGGCGATATATTCGATCTGTTCAACATGGACGACTACAAGATGAACTGGGCGGCGGGAGATTTTACGGTCTAG